One stretch of Daphnia pulicaria isolate SC F1-1A chromosome 8, SC_F0-13Bv2, whole genome shotgun sequence DNA includes these proteins:
- the LOC124312649 gene encoding DNA damage-binding protein 2-like isoform X2, with protein MQSVKHLKVFKTASPFDRRITSLVWHPKSLTTLAVGSKGGDIILWNHQHESHDVFIQGLGAGGSIQAMKFDYNEDNHLYTCSIDGTFCRRNLRSNQVTVYLNTGEDCYNNWYTSFDVSFTGGLLLAGDNKGYVNLLTKDGTPIWKQRLHKSKVHHIEFHSGTPWLFATSSGDNFVRLWDVRNIKNTESALVELKHEKGGVNSAYFSPAHGTRLLITDQHSELKIFSGPLWNLETKILHPHRHFQHISPIKADWHPLEDIVVVGRYPDPKFTGSQGMDTFNPGSEPRTVDFFDASDGELICQLEPVGQKGIMCLNRFDQLGNILASAHGAHILLWAPKYSETNIPSTSDICQSVQAPMRRPLTMDNDNDLKKKKRNTSARKQK; from the exons TGCAAAGTGTGAAACATTTGAAAGTTTTTAAGACTGCATCTCCTTTTGACCGTAGAATTACTTCCTTAGTATGGCACCCAAAGTCACTCACCACTCTTGCAGTTGGTTCCAAAGGAGGAGATATCATTCTGTGGAATCATCAGCATGAATCTCATGATGTCTTCATACAAGGA TTAGGGGCAGGGGGATCAATACAAGCCATGAAATTTGATTATAATGAAGATAATCACCTCTACACCTGCTCAATTGATGGAACATTCTGTAGGAGGAACTTAAGAAGTAACCAAGTTACTGTTTACTTAAACACCGGCGAAGACTGCTAcaa TAATTGGTACACATCTTTTGATGTATCCTTCACTGGGGGACTTCTGCTTGCTGGAGATAATAAAGGATATGTAAATTTGCTTACCAAAGATGGGACTCCTATATGGAAACAACGTTTACATAAATCAAAAGTCCACCACATTGAATTCCACTCAGG AACACCTTGGCTATTTGCCACATCGTCCGGCGATAATTTCGTTCGCTTGTGGGATGTGAGAAATATAAAGAATACCGAAAGCGCGCTTGTAGAACTTAAGCATGAAAAGGGAGGCGTAAATTCTGCGTATTTTag CCCAGCACACGGAACAAGGCTCTTGATTACAGATCAACACAGCGAACTGAAAATTTTTTCTGGCCCACTTTGgaatttggaaacaaaaattctccATCCTCACCGACattttcaacacatttccccTATTaaa GCAGATTGGCACCCATTAGAAGACATTGTTGTAGTTGGACGATATCCAGACCCCAAGTTCACGGGCTCACAAGGAATGGATACATTTAATCCAGGAAGTGAACCCCGCACTGTGGATTTTTTCGACGCATCTGACGGGGAGCTGATTTGCCAGCTTGAGCCAGTTGGTCAGAAAGGGATCATGTGCCTAAATCGGTTTGATCAATTGGGTAACATATTAGCATCTGCACATGGGGCGCATATTCTTTTATGGGCACCAAAATACTCGGAGACAAACATTCCTTCTACTAGTGATATTTGCCAAAGTGTTCAGGCACCAATGCGTCGTCCTCTTACAATGGATAATGATAAtgatttaaagaagaaaaaaagaaacacttcagctcgaaaacaaaaatag